A genomic region of Porticoccaceae bacterium LTM1 contains the following coding sequences:
- a CDS encoding MoxR family ATPase has translation MTSAINNPVFTSEDARKAAERFREIYSNIKTQVCEMMVGQDEVIDGVMTALFAGGHVLLEGVPGLGKTMLVNSLSKAVGTDFSRIQFTPDMMPADIQGTSVLMETPDGGQELQFQEGPIVSNLVLADEINRATPKTQSALLEAMQERQVTVGKRTIKLPEPFCVLATQNPVEQEGTYPLPEAQLDRFLFKLVVGYPKEQDYHTILDRTTGGASPVITAATTGQEIIEMRNIVRQVPVSDVAKTYAIHLVMGTQPGSDYAPDIVNEFAALGSSPRGAQSLLLAGKVRALLSGRFAVSCDDIRDVAIPVLRHRMVINFHGQSEGINDADLVREIVANVKQPNE, from the coding sequence ATGACTTCAGCAATTAATAATCCGGTGTTTACGTCCGAAGATGCTCGCAAAGCGGCTGAACGGTTTCGCGAAATCTACAGCAATATCAAAACACAGGTTTGCGAGATGATGGTGGGTCAGGACGAGGTGATTGACGGTGTAATGACTGCACTTTTTGCAGGCGGTCACGTACTGCTGGAAGGTGTTCCGGGCCTAGGTAAAACCATGTTGGTGAACTCTCTGTCCAAAGCGGTTGGAACAGATTTCTCACGCATTCAGTTCACCCCGGACATGATGCCTGCGGATATTCAGGGTACATCCGTGCTGATGGAAACCCCGGACGGTGGTCAGGAGCTGCAGTTCCAGGAAGGCCCGATTGTTTCCAACCTGGTGTTGGCGGATGAGATCAACCGCGCTACACCCAAAACACAGTCCGCACTGCTGGAAGCGATGCAGGAGCGTCAGGTAACCGTTGGCAAACGGACTATTAAACTGCCTGAGCCGTTCTGTGTGCTGGCCACTCAAAACCCGGTAGAGCAGGAAGGTACTTATCCGCTGCCGGAAGCACAGCTCGACCGTTTTCTATTTAAATTAGTGGTTGGTTATCCAAAAGAGCAGGATTACCACACCATTCTTGATCGCACCACAGGCGGAGCCTCTCCGGTAATTACCGCTGCGACTACCGGCCAAGAAATTATCGAAATGCGCAACATTGTCCGTCAGGTTCCGGTGTCTGATGTAGCCAAAACTTACGCTATTCATCTGGTGATGGGTACCCAGCCGGGCAGCGATTATGCCCCGGACATTGTCAATGAATTTGCAGCATTGGGTTCATCGCCTCGCGGTGCCCAGTCATTGCTGCTGGCCGGTAAGGTCCGGGCTTTGTTGAGCGGTCGATTTGCGGTGAGCTGCGACGACATTCGTGACGTGGCTATACCGGTATTGCGTCACCGCATGGTGATTAATTTCCATGGCCAGTCTGAAGGCATTAACGACGCCGATCTGGTGCGCGAAATTGTAGCCAACGTAAAACAACCAAACGAATAA
- a CDS encoding TlpA disulfide reductase family protein: MFKRTAIASVVAGLALSMSAFSGDFDYVLEDMAAVKKQIEAKISIVPDKKTQMTIAQQLDFEVELQSLMEMQAQTVGLEAEAYRLAELKLYMDYQNKKFKKVLKKVVNDVPASSYAWSAFPELAGSVAIHLPKVINQKAMPYIDGLRSNSSADVVAHVEGVDLLYMIFNGQLPKAEATYDRLSKTYPDMAVLEQAKQQLEHLRTKPHVGKEAMDFSVANLQDESETFSLDSFKGKYVLLDFWATWCGPCVKELPNVLTVYNQYHDQGLEILSLSGDQSPEDVLEFLDGGEAEMPWNHAFLGAGGKPQMAKDYQVRGFPTMFLIDPEGKIVAMGDSLRGHKLNETISKLMN, encoded by the coding sequence ATGTTTAAACGAACTGCTATTGCGTCTGTTGTCGCTGGTTTGGCACTGTCCATGAGTGCGTTTAGTGGCGATTTCGATTATGTGCTGGAAGATATGGCGGCGGTGAAAAAACAAATTGAAGCTAAAATCTCAATTGTTCCAGATAAGAAAACCCAAATGACTATTGCCCAGCAATTGGATTTTGAAGTCGAATTACAATCGTTGATGGAAATGCAAGCGCAAACGGTTGGCCTGGAAGCTGAAGCCTATCGCCTGGCTGAACTCAAGCTTTACATGGATTACCAGAATAAGAAATTCAAAAAAGTTTTGAAAAAAGTTGTCAACGATGTTCCGGCGTCCAGCTATGCCTGGTCTGCATTTCCCGAATTGGCTGGTTCCGTGGCCATTCATTTACCGAAAGTCATCAACCAAAAAGCCATGCCTTACATTGACGGGTTGCGAAGCAATAGTTCTGCGGATGTGGTTGCCCATGTTGAAGGTGTTGATCTGCTGTACATGATTTTTAATGGTCAATTACCGAAAGCGGAAGCCACCTACGATCGCCTGTCAAAAACTTATCCGGATATGGCTGTTCTGGAGCAGGCCAAACAACAGCTGGAACACCTGCGCACTAAGCCACATGTTGGCAAAGAGGCTATGGATTTCAGCGTCGCCAATTTGCAAGACGAGTCAGAAACATTTTCACTGGATTCATTTAAAGGGAAGTATGTGCTGCTGGACTTTTGGGCAACCTGGTGTGGCCCCTGTGTCAAAGAGTTGCCAAATGTGTTGACTGTCTACAACCAGTATCACGATCAGGGATTGGAAATCCTGTCACTGTCCGGTGATCAGAGTCCGGAAGATGTGCTGGAGTTTCTCGACGGTGGTGAAGCGGAAATGCCCTGGAATCATGCATTTCTCGGTGCTGGCGGTAAACCACAAATGGCTAAGGACTATCAAGTTCGCGGTTTTCCAACTATGTTTCTGATCGACCCTGAAGGCAAGATTGTTGCCATGGGTGATTCGCTGCGTGGTCACAAACTCAATGAAACCATTAGCAAACTGATGAATTAA
- a CDS encoding DUF58 domain-containing protein, whose translation MSTALTFDELFDPEFLSSLGHLSITARRVAGGGRFGEKLSKDLGSGLEFKDFRPYSAGDDLRRIDWNIYNRLGRIFLRLYEEQQDLPLYLMPDLSESMYSEGAVRAKAALRASLAMATISMNQNDSAGLVPFGEDMEVITKGKSGKANIMSFARHLSGLKPQAKTDLPKSLQKLSSLNLRSGLLVIVSDFFDPAGLEAIKKALGKVKHKVLLIQIVRPSDSDPTLQGELRLRDCETGEVADIAMTTAVLKRYQEAYQTFSEQLAQVAKKRQAGLLRLDAEGDVVGQLAKLFETGSLHV comes from the coding sequence ATGAGTACCGCATTAACCTTTGATGAGCTTTTTGACCCGGAATTTCTATCTTCTCTGGGACACTTGAGTATCACCGCCCGGCGAGTTGCCGGCGGTGGCCGCTTTGGTGAAAAACTGTCGAAAGATCTGGGCAGTGGCCTGGAGTTTAAAGATTTTCGACCTTATTCCGCAGGAGACGATTTACGGCGTATCGACTGGAATATTTATAACCGTCTTGGGCGGATTTTTCTGCGGCTCTATGAAGAGCAACAGGACCTGCCGCTATACCTGATGCCGGATCTGTCGGAAAGTATGTACAGCGAAGGTGCAGTGCGAGCAAAAGCGGCGTTGAGAGCCAGTCTGGCAATGGCGACGATCAGCATGAATCAAAATGATTCAGCCGGTCTGGTGCCTTTTGGTGAAGACATGGAAGTGATTACCAAAGGAAAGTCCGGCAAAGCCAACATCATGAGTTTTGCCCGCCACTTGTCCGGTCTCAAGCCACAGGCTAAAACCGACCTGCCTAAATCACTGCAAAAACTCAGCAGCTTGAATCTGCGTTCGGGTTTGCTGGTAATTGTCAGTGACTTTTTTGACCCGGCCGGATTGGAAGCGATTAAAAAAGCCTTGGGCAAAGTGAAGCACAAGGTTTTACTGATTCAGATCGTTCGGCCTTCTGATTCTGATCCCACGTTGCAGGGCGAATTGCGGTTACGCGATTGTGAAACTGGTGAGGTAGCAGACATCGCCATGACCACGGCAGTTCTCAAGCGCTATCAGGAAGCTTACCAAACCTTCAGCGAACAGCTTGCGCAAGTGGCTAAAAAGCGCCAGGCGGGTCTACTGCGATTGGATGCTGAAGGCGATGTGGTCGGCCAGTTGGCCAAGCTCTTTGAGACTGGCAGTTTACATGTTTGA